A genomic region of Acidobacteriota bacterium contains the following coding sequences:
- a CDS encoding C4-dicarboxylate ABC transporter, whose translation MNPALASLLALLLAIILSMVSRINVGLVAIALAWLIGVYLAGQKPDAVMAGFPANLFLTLTGVTLLFACAETNGTLERLAQRAVGLVRGKRRWLPVLFFVIAMLVSTVGPGAISSVALVVPLALAIGERASIPALLTALMVANGANAGNLSPISSVGVIANTKMAEAGLGGHAGKVWFANFIAHALVAVAAYWLFGGRELKGGEVAAVDEANAALLTRPQWLTLAIIVMWITGIVLLKWNLGLSAFVAATVLIVLNTTDESQALKKVPWGVILMVSGVSLLIALLEKTGGMELFTGLLARISSPGSINGVIAFITGAISTYSSTSGVVLPAFLPTAPKLVQQLGGGDPLAIALSVNVGSALVDVSPLSTLGALCIAAVNDAGEAQVLFRRLLMWGLSMTLVGALFCQLFAGWIARL comes from the coding sequence ATGAATCCTGCCCTCGCCTCGCTGCTGGCCCTCTTACTCGCCATCATTCTTTCGATGGTCTCGCGCATCAACGTCGGACTGGTCGCCATCGCGCTGGCTTGGTTAATCGGCGTGTATCTCGCCGGGCAAAAGCCCGATGCCGTGATGGCGGGCTTCCCCGCGAATCTGTTTCTCACGCTGACGGGCGTGACCTTGCTGTTTGCCTGCGCCGAAACGAACGGCACCTTGGAACGGCTGGCGCAACGTGCGGTCGGCTTGGTGCGCGGCAAGCGGCGCTGGCTGCCCGTGCTTTTCTTTGTCATTGCGATGCTCGTTTCGACCGTCGGGCCGGGCGCAATTTCCAGCGTCGCGCTCGTCGTTCCGCTGGCGCTGGCGATTGGCGAACGCGCGAGTATTCCAGCGTTGCTGACGGCGCTGATGGTCGCCAACGGCGCCAATGCGGGGAACCTGTCGCCCATCAGCTCGGTCGGCGTGATCGCCAACACCAAGATGGCCGAAGCCGGTCTCGGCGGCCACGCGGGCAAGGTCTGGTTCGCCAACTTCATCGCGCACGCACTGGTCGCCGTTGCCGCATACTGGCTCTTCGGAGGTAGAGAATTGAAAGGCGGCGAGGTGGCGGCAGTGGATGAAGCGAACGCGGCTCTGCTCACACGTCCGCAATGGCTGACCCTCGCCATCATCGTCATGTGGATCACCGGGATCGTATTGCTGAAATGGAATCTGGGCTTGAGCGCCTTTGTCGCGGCAACAGTGCTGATCGTGCTCAACACCACCGACGAGTCACAGGCGCTGAAGAAAGTCCCGTGGGGCGTGATCCTGATGGTCAGCGGCGTTTCGTTGTTAATCGCGTTGCTCGAAAAGACTGGCGGGATGGAGTTGTTCACCGGCCTATTGGCGCGCATCTCTTCGCCCGGCAGCATCAATGGCGTGATCGCCTTTATCACCGGCGCAATCTCGACGTATAGCAGCACCTCCGGCGTCGTCTTGCCCGCCTTTCTGCCAACCGCACCCAAGTTGGTGCAGCAACTCGGTGGCGGCGACCCGCTGGCCATCGCGCTCAGCGTCAACGTAGGCTCGGCACTGGTGGACGTCTCGCCGCTCTCAACGCTGGGCGCGTTGTGCATCGCGGCGGTGAACGATGCAGGCGAAGCGCAAGTGCTATTTCGCCGGTTGTTGATGTGGGGGCTTTCGATGACGCTGGTGGGCGCGCTGTTTTGCCAGTTGTTTGCGGGCTGGATTGCGCGGTTATAA
- a CDS encoding AMP-binding protein, translated as MQLTDLFDLSLVGRAAAIALDYDRADGQTAALTFGELEVRSNRLARLLRLRGLERGDRLGIFLPNRVEFIDLFLACLKLGVIVVPVNVLYRERELSHILSDAEPKAVVTTRDLAAYVPSGAVIWEIDDLAAAAASQAGERIRAALDGDTPAALVYTSGTTGRSKGAILTHNNFLANTVNLLACWRISEADRYLAVLPLFHVHGLGNGVHVWLASGCRMSLKERFDINRAPAWFADFQPTLFFGVPTVYVRLLELPDDLAQRIGARTRLFVSGSAPLPAQVLEDFRAKFGHTILERYGMSETLMNISNPYGGERRPGAVGQPLPGVSVKIVNSQGHAVTDGEPGELYVRGPNVCAGYWRRPEATAEAFVDAPDGRWFKTGDLGERSADGYYTLRGRRTDLIISGGFNIYPREIEEVLLEQPGVREAVVCGVPDARRGELPVAYVVADEPFDAAALEDACRKVLASFKVPRGFIRVAALPRTALGKVQKHLLPPWTTEQ; from the coding sequence ATGCAATTAACCGATCTCTTTGACCTTTCGCTTGTGGGACGCGCAGCAGCGATTGCGCTTGATTATGACCGCGCCGACGGTCAGACAGCGGCGCTTACGTTTGGCGAGTTAGAAGTCCGCAGCAACCGCTTGGCTCGGTTGCTACGCTTGCGTGGGCTGGAACGGGGCGACCGCTTGGGTATCTTTCTGCCCAACCGCGTTGAATTCATTGATCTGTTTTTGGCCTGCCTCAAACTCGGCGTCATCGTGGTACCGGTCAACGTGTTATATCGCGAGCGCGAACTCTCGCACATTCTCAGCGATGCCGAACCCAAAGCCGTCGTGACCACGCGCGACCTGGCCGCTTACGTGCCGTCCGGCGCGGTGATTTGGGAGATTGACGACTTGGCGGCAGCCGCCGCAAGCCAGGCGGGCGAGCGAATACGCGCTGCACTCGATGGCGATACGCCAGCGGCGTTGGTGTATACCTCCGGCACTACGGGCCGCTCCAAAGGCGCGATCCTTACGCACAACAATTTTCTGGCGAACACGGTCAATCTGCTGGCCTGTTGGCGCATCAGCGAGGCCGACCGTTATCTGGCCGTGCTGCCGCTGTTTCACGTGCACGGTCTGGGCAACGGCGTGCACGTCTGGCTGGCCAGCGGTTGCCGGATGAGTTTGAAAGAACGTTTCGACATCAATCGCGCCCCCGCTTGGTTTGCAGACTTTCAACCGACGCTCTTTTTTGGCGTGCCAACGGTTTACGTGCGTTTGCTGGAATTGCCGGATGACTTGGCGCAACGCATCGGCGCGCGCACGCGCCTGTTCGTCTCCGGTTCAGCGCCGCTGCCCGCGCAGGTGCTGGAAGATTTCCGCGCCAAGTTCGGTCACACCATTTTAGAACGCTACGGCATGAGCGAAACGCTGATGAACATCAGCAATCCTTACGGAGGCGAACGCCGACCCGGCGCAGTCGGCCAACCGCTGCCCGGCGTTTCGGTCAAAATCGTCAACAGCCAGGGACACGCTGTGACAGACGGTGAACCGGGCGAACTGTATGTGCGCGGCCCGAATGTTTGTGCCGGCTATTGGCGGCGTCCCGAGGCGACGGCGGAAGCCTTTGTTGACGCCCCCGATGGCCGCTGGTTCAAGACGGGCGATCTAGGCGAACGTTCCGCCGATGGTTATTACACGCTGCGCGGGCGGCGGACGGATTTGATTATCAGCGGCGGCTTCAACATCTATCCGCGCGAGATCGAAGAGGTCTTGCTCGAACAGCCCGGCGTGCGCGAAGCCGTCGTGTGTGGCGTGCCCGATGCACGGCGCGGCGAATTGCCGGTGGCTTACGTCGTCGCCGATGAACCATTTGACGCGGCGGCATTGGAAGACGCTTGCCGCAAAGTGCTCGCTTCATTCAAAGTCCCGCGCGGCTTCATCCGCGTAGCCGCTTTGCCGCGCACCGCGTTGGGCAAAGTCCAAAAACATCTGCTGCCTCCCTGGACTACCGAACAATGA
- a CDS encoding response regulator transcription factor — protein MENLRVFLVDDHAVLREGLMGLINRQTDMQVVGQAGDGQSVLRQAPNVNPAVVVMDISMPKMNGIEATERLKEVSPQTKVVILTRHSDVGYLRMIMQAGAAGYVSKQSDSTDLLTAIRTVAAGGTFIDRELTGQLLNNYLGRQLPQPGGSMVDMTEREESVLRLIAWGHSNKEIADQLGISVKTVEYHKARAMEKLTLRSRAEVVNYALHRGWLQEN, from the coding sequence GTGGAAAATCTTCGTGTGTTCTTGGTGGATGATCATGCCGTATTGCGCGAGGGCCTCATGGGCCTGATCAATCGGCAAACCGACATGCAGGTCGTCGGACAAGCCGGTGACGGGCAGTCCGTCTTACGGCAAGCGCCGAACGTCAACCCGGCCGTGGTCGTAATGGATATTTCGATGCCGAAAATGAACGGCATCGAAGCCACCGAACGGCTCAAAGAAGTTTCTCCGCAAACCAAAGTCGTCATTCTGACACGCCATTCTGACGTGGGTTACTTGCGTATGATCATGCAAGCGGGCGCCGCCGGTTATGTTTCCAAACAGTCCGACTCGACTGATTTGTTGACGGCCATTCGTACCGTCGCCGCCGGGGGAACTTTCATTGATCGCGAGTTGACGGGGCAACTGCTCAATAACTATTTGGGTCGCCAATTGCCGCAGCCCGGCGGCTCAATGGTGGACATGACCGAACGCGAAGAGAGCGTGTTACGACTGATCGCCTGGGGACACAGTAACAAAGAAATCGCCGACCAATTAGGCATCAGTGTCAAGACCGTCGAGTATCATAAAGCCCGCGCGATGGAAAAACTCACCCTGCGCAGCCGGGCCGAAGTAGTGAACTACGCCTTACATAGAGGCTGGTTGCAGGAAAACTGA
- a CDS encoding sensor histidine kinase: MGYLGAKRNDPRSSSEPPGRKTSVRSALDAEHTQKRESEAQVWQRVLAAQEEERKRIARELHDQIGQYTAALRLGLESLQGTLAEQQLDCSAVMQLRGLIEQLDQEMDYLVLTLRPPALEAGLKAAILQYVLEWSERQRITVDFCGSEKDLPALPPDVETTIYRVTQEALNNIFKHAGAKRVSLILEVRRGVLQLVIEDDGCGFDYAQFCQERQARRCYGLAGMTERVALVQGSFELESEAGKGTTLFVRIPL; the protein is encoded by the coding sequence ATGGGTTATTTGGGAGCAAAAAGGAATGATCCGCGTTCAAGCTCAGAGCCGCCGGGCCGCAAAACATCCGTCCGGTCAGCGCTCGACGCCGAACATACGCAAAAGCGCGAGTCTGAGGCGCAGGTCTGGCAGCGCGTGCTGGCAGCGCAGGAAGAAGAGCGCAAACGCATCGCCCGCGAATTGCACGATCAGATTGGGCAATATACGGCAGCGTTACGGCTTGGGCTGGAAAGCCTGCAAGGCACGCTGGCCGAGCAGCAACTGGATTGCAGCGCGGTGATGCAATTGCGCGGCTTGATCGAGCAGTTGGATCAGGAAATGGATTACCTGGTGTTGACGTTGCGTCCGCCCGCCCTGGAGGCCGGGTTAAAGGCCGCCATTTTGCAGTACGTGTTGGAATGGTCAGAGCGGCAACGTATTACCGTGGATTTTTGCGGAAGTGAAAAAGACCTGCCTGCGTTACCGCCTGACGTAGAGACGACAATTTACCGAGTAACTCAGGAAGCATTAAATAACATCTTCAAGCATGCCGGAGCAAAGCGTGTCAGTTTAATTCTGGAGGTCAGGCGCGGCGTTTTGCAGTTGGTGATCGAAGACGATGGTTGCGGATTCGACTACGCGCAATTCTGTCAGGAACGCCAAGCCCGCCGGTGTTATGGGTTGGCGGGCATGACGGAGCGCGTGGCTTTGGTGCAAGGCAGTTTCGAGCTGGAATCTGAAGCGGGAAAAGGCACGACATTATTTGTGCGCATCCCGTTGTGA
- a CDS encoding S9 family peptidase, protein MNYRRVYLPLVICLAVGWLFSAAAQTKRPMTVEDVIALNRASDVQLALDGRRVAFVVTAWDQEADRFNADIWTALADIGGAAMRLTFNARRDDHPRWAPDGQRLAFLSERGEKEGAQIYLINPQGGEAQPLTNHAAAIQAFEWSPDSRYVAFIAEVPKPAAKPKTKPPIVVDDDPRYAQLWVLEVETRQVKQMTKGTRHVAEFGWSFDTTQIVFTARQSPKLENTDTTEVFVLPFRFDNETLDSAAARQLTHGNGAEVQPRFSPDGRWISWLAHADGPSNVGPERIHLFPANAVGEGLATRVLARTFNGYIRNYRWLYNSAQLIVQADVGVHSRLYNLDLSGRAPQVMTPGEGVCGSSAASPDGLQVVYTFEHPRMGSEVAGLNARTLLPMQLTQLNPQTADFFYGQTETIKWKSNDGTVIEGLFFYPSGYESDRRYPLVTYIHGGPEGAYTRGFNASWGAAVQVLTGKGYAVFLPNFRGSSNYGAAFAQANSLKAGQVDAEDVLSGIDELVKRGLADETKLAIAGWSYGGYLSGWLIGHTDRFKCAVYGAGLSNAVSYWGTADITYQRERLHGGTPWEARKLYDQQSPLTFLPNAKTPTLIFHGEKDDRVPLGQSQESYRTLKRMDVPVQLVIYPEQGHSLALPSYQLDKLKREIEWLDRHLGNKQP, encoded by the coding sequence ATGAATTATCGCCGCGTATATCTACCCCTTGTCATTTGCCTCGCTGTCGGCTGGCTGTTTTCAGCGGCGGCCCAAACCAAACGCCCGATGACCGTGGAAGACGTCATCGCGCTCAACCGCGCCAGCGACGTGCAACTGGCGCTGGATGGCCGCCGCGTGGCCTTTGTCGTCACCGCCTGGGATCAAGAAGCCGATCGCTTCAATGCAGACATTTGGACGGCGCTGGCAGATATTGGCGGCGCGGCGATGCGCTTGACCTTCAACGCGCGGCGCGACGATCACCCGCGCTGGGCGCCGGATGGGCAACGGCTGGCCTTTTTGTCGGAACGCGGTGAAAAAGAGGGCGCGCAAATTTATCTGATCAATCCGCAAGGCGGTGAAGCCCAGCCCTTAACGAATCACGCCGCGGCGATTCAAGCCTTTGAGTGGTCGCCCGACAGCCGCTACGTCGCCTTTATCGCCGAAGTGCCAAAGCCTGCCGCGAAACCAAAGACCAAGCCGCCCATCGTGGTGGATGACGACCCGCGTTACGCCCAACTCTGGGTGCTGGAGGTTGAGACGCGGCAGGTCAAACAAATGACCAAAGGCACGCGCCACGTGGCCGAATTCGGCTGGTCTTTTGACACAACGCAAATCGTTTTCACCGCGCGGCAATCACCAAAACTGGAAAACACCGACACGACAGAAGTTTTTGTCCTGCCCTTCCGCTTTGATAACGAAACGCTGGATAGCGCCGCCGCCCGGCAACTGACACACGGCAATGGAGCCGAAGTGCAGCCGCGTTTTTCGCCTGACGGCCGTTGGATTTCGTGGCTCGCTCATGCGGACGGCCCGTCGAACGTCGGGCCTGAGCGAATACATCTTTTCCCCGCCAATGCCGTGGGCGAGGGCCTTGCGACGCGCGTCCTGGCCCGTACCTTTAACGGTTATATTCGCAACTACCGCTGGCTTTACAACAGCGCCCAATTGATCGTGCAGGCCGATGTCGGCGTGCATTCGCGCCTGTACAATCTGGATCTAAGTGGGCGCGCGCCGCAGGTGATGACGCCCGGTGAAGGCGTTTGCGGTTCGTCTGCCGCCAGCCCCGACGGGTTGCAGGTGGTTTACACCTTCGAGCATCCGCGCATGGGCAGCGAAGTCGCGGGCCTGAATGCGCGCACCCTGCTGCCCATGCAATTGACCCAACTCAACCCGCAAACAGCCGATTTTTTCTACGGTCAGACCGAGACGATCAAATGGAAATCCAACGATGGCACAGTGATCGAAGGGCTATTTTTTTATCCTTCCGGTTACGAATCAGACAGGCGTTATCCGCTCGTGACCTATATTCACGGCGGCCCTGAGGGCGCTTATACGCGCGGCTTCAACGCCTCTTGGGGCGCTGCGGTGCAGGTCTTGACGGGCAAGGGCTACGCCGTTTTTCTGCCGAACTTTCGCGGCTCCTCGAATTATGGGGCGGCATTTGCGCAGGCCAATTCCCTCAAAGCCGGCCAGGTTGACGCCGAAGATGTGCTGAGCGGCATTGACGAACTCGTCAAACGTGGCCTCGCGGATGAAACCAAATTGGCCATTGCCGGTTGGAGCTATGGCGGGTATCTGAGCGGCTGGCTGATCGGTCATACCGACCGCTTCAAGTGCGCGGTCTATGGCGCCGGGCTATCGAACGCCGTTTCTTATTGGGGAACGGCGGACATCACCTATCAGCGCGAACGGTTGCACGGCGGCACGCCGTGGGAGGCGCGCAAACTTTATGACCAGCAATCCCCGCTAACCTTTTTACCCAACGCCAAAACCCCCACGTTAATTTTTCATGGGGAAAAGGATGATCGCGTGCCTTTAGGGCAGTCCCAGGAAAGCTATCGCACCTTAAAACGCATGGATGTTCCCGTGCAGTTAGTCATCTATCCGGAACAGGGACATAGTCTGGCCCTCCCAAGCTACCAATTGGATAAATTGAAAAGAGAGATTGAATGGCTGGATCGGCATTTGGGGAATAAACAGCCATAA
- a CDS encoding protein kinase, producing the protein MSSPNWQEASHIVQEARLRPAHERAAFINRACAGNEPLLQEVEILLRYYAASDSDQTKPEQNPPLSTAKPLEHWSQPSRRAHPPIGATAIGATEATGPLGSQPTGPLQAQLAEPQTGPRTEPSAAPDWLNSQEQESFDAVREVFRRTTGALPTLAAEPPSLSSPPSPPTPPSPPSLFEAPSFDTPSFYRVPPASSAPSGNATTELINALSEGLEPLYSDAAIHPLPPSNGQPSNPAARQATGQATRQSAPQAPSQGIEWQNTTEEIPPFAPTVETTPPATGALPPDWTKDWAKDRTKDLPAAPPGFRHETETPPSFNAPTVRPVFDPPKQRGQFDAPTYRPLYPSLADPSLANPSSTNPSLTNLAAPPAVEPPPPRPTFEQPSQRPTPTPGSNPPAPPPNFDRPSQRPRVETPSRPSFDQPAQRPSFDQPSGRAGETPGPGQSQRLDGRMLAHYQVLVEIGRGGMGRVYLAQDTRLGRRVALKLLSRHSTHDPERVRRFQQEARAASALNHPNILTIHEIGEHKGVQYLATEYVEGRTLRSLVERGRFKLSVAAEVVIQIANALEVAHRANIVHRDIKPENLMLRPDGYIKVLDFGVAKLLENTDPDSGQLASQAAGEGAEKFETKPGVVIGTANYMSPEQARGLRIDRRTDIFSLGIVLYELVTGHCPFKGPTQSDTLAALLAREPEPLAQHLRGVPPNVLQELQRILNRALEKDREHRYQSAKELAAELRVFKQMLLEPWRGSELAQPGATPANVGTASLTGTPADAKTGADSAGQPAFRPDSGSTTTAQTPATQTATGQPVRPASGPPTTAGASNVTVAPQKQRRVLIFALLVLAAAALAYAAYVAYGRWQRRAPDVSIAVLPFEYTQPARADDGEREYLADGLTENLIQRLSQVPNLKVIARNSVFRYKGKLPDSHAVGQALDVGTVLNGRITAHGGALKVTVELVDVRTNAILWGQQYESEARDVPFLQSNLANRIAEQLRLRLSGAERQRLASRDTENVEAYKLYLKGRHLWNQRTGEAIKRSIENFQRAVLLDPNYARAYAALADSYALAPIYSETAPEEAVAAGKDAAARALELDAQLAEPHAALGFIRHQYEWNWAGAEQAYQRALALNENYATAHQWYSSYLSSMGRPAEALAEAERARELDPVSTPISTNLGATLYYARKFSQAVGQFQRALELNPNAAGVHAHLGMAFEQQQQYELAIAAFQRAMALAGDNTQTKLRLARTLALAGRPEEARKLLDELQQNAAPGTVPLFLVAGVYTALGEKEQALGALTQAISLREEGVIWLKVDPQLDPLRSDSRFTTLLKNVGFTK; encoded by the coding sequence ATGTCCTCCCCAAATTGGCAAGAAGCCAGTCACATTGTGCAAGAGGCGCGCCTGCGCCCGGCGCACGAACGCGCGGCATTCATCAACAGAGCGTGCGCGGGCAATGAACCGCTGTTGCAGGAAGTCGAAATCCTGTTGCGTTACTATGCGGCTTCGGACAGCGACCAGACTAAGCCCGAACAAAACCCGCCGCTGTCCACGGCCAAACCGCTCGAACATTGGTCGCAACCGTCGCGGCGCGCTCATCCTCCTATAGGGGCTACGGCTATAGGGGCTACGGAAGCCACTGGGCCGCTCGGCAGTCAGCCAACTGGCCCGCTTCAGGCCCAACTGGCGGAGCCGCAAACTGGCCCCAGGACGGAGCCGTCCGCCGCACCGGATTGGTTGAATAGTCAGGAGCAGGAATCCTTCGATGCCGTGCGCGAAGTCTTTCGCCGCACCACGGGCGCCTTGCCTACCCTGGCGGCTGAACCGCCGTCATTGTCGTCACCGCCGTCACCGCCGACACCACCGTCACCGCCGTCATTATTTGAAGCGCCCTCCTTCGATACGCCATCGTTTTATCGTGTGCCGCCCGCGTCCAGTGCGCCCTCCGGCAATGCCACGACCGAACTCATCAACGCCTTGTCCGAGGGATTGGAGCCGTTGTATTCGGATGCGGCTATCCATCCGTTGCCGCCCTCCAATGGCCAGCCGTCCAATCCGGCAGCGAGGCAAGCAACAGGGCAAGCCACTCGGCAGTCAGCCCCGCAGGCTCCCAGCCAAGGGATTGAGTGGCAAAACACGACAGAAGAGATTCCGCCTTTTGCACCCACGGTTGAAACTACGCCGCCTGCAACCGGCGCTTTACCGCCAGACTGGACAAAAGATTGGGCAAAAGACCGGACAAAAGATTTGCCAGCCGCGCCGCCGGGGTTCCGCCACGAAACGGAAACACCGCCGTCATTCAATGCACCCACTGTGCGCCCGGTCTTTGATCCACCGAAGCAGCGCGGGCAATTCGATGCGCCCACCTACCGCCCGCTTTATCCAAGTCTGGCCGATCCAAGTTTGGCCAATCCGAGTTCGACCAATCCAAGTTTGACTAACCTGGCCGCGCCGCCGGCTGTTGAGCCGCCACCGCCACGGCCAACCTTCGAGCAACCCTCACAACGGCCAACGCCAACGCCAGGCAGCAATCCACCTGCGCCACCGCCGAATTTTGACCGGCCTTCGCAACGACCGCGGGTGGAAACACCATCGCGGCCAAGTTTCGATCAACCGGCGCAGCGGCCAAGTTTCGATCAACCTTCCGGGCGCGCGGGTGAAACGCCCGGACCCGGACAATCGCAACGGCTGGATGGCCGGATGCTGGCGCATTACCAGGTGCTGGTCGAAATCGGGCGCGGCGGCATGGGGCGCGTCTATCTGGCGCAGGACACGCGCTTGGGGCGGCGCGTCGCATTGAAGCTGTTGTCGCGGCATTCCACGCACGATCCTGAACGCGTGCGCCGCTTTCAACAGGAAGCCCGCGCCGCCTCGGCGTTGAACCATCCGAACATTCTGACCATTCACGAAATCGGCGAACACAAAGGCGTGCAGTATCTGGCCACCGAATATGTCGAAGGCCGCACACTGCGCAGTTTGGTCGAGCGGGGCCGCTTCAAATTGAGCGTCGCCGCCGAGGTCGTCATTCAAATCGCCAACGCGCTCGAAGTCGCGCATCGCGCCAACATCGTCCACCGCGACATCAAGCCCGAAAACCTGATGCTGCGGCCTGACGGTTACATCAAAGTGCTGGATTTCGGCGTGGCCAAGCTCCTGGAGAATACCGACCCTGATTCCGGCCAGCTCGCCAGTCAAGCGGCGGGCGAAGGCGCAGAAAAATTTGAGACGAAACCCGGCGTGGTGATCGGCACCGCCAATTACATGTCGCCCGAACAGGCGCGCGGGTTGCGCATTGACCGGCGCACAGACATTTTTAGTTTGGGCATCGTGTTGTACGAACTGGTCACCGGCCACTGCCCGTTTAAGGGGCCGACGCAAAGCGACACGCTGGCCGCGTTGCTGGCGCGCGAACCTGAGCCGCTCGCGCAGCATTTGCGGGGCGTTCCGCCCAATGTGCTGCAAGAGCTACAGCGCATTTTGAATCGTGCGCTGGAAAAAGACCGCGAACACCGCTATCAATCGGCCAAAGAGTTGGCGGCGGAGCTGCGAGTCTTCAAGCAAATGCTGCTGGAACCCTGGCGCGGTAGCGAACTGGCACAACCGGGAGCCACGCCTGCAAACGTTGGTACAGCCAGCTTGACCGGAACGCCTGCCGATGCCAAGACTGGCGCGGACTCCGCTGGGCAACCTGCTTTCAGGCCGGACAGCGGCAGCACGACGACTGCACAAACTCCAGCAACGCAAACTGCAACAGGTCAACCAGTGCGGCCAGCCAGCGGCCCGCCAACCACTGCTGGCGCGAGCAACGTCACCGTTGCGCCACAAAAGCAGCGCCGGGTGTTGATTTTTGCGTTGCTCGTGTTGGCGGCGGCGGCTTTGGCTTACGCAGCCTACGTGGCTTATGGACGTTGGCAGCGCCGCGCGCCGGACGTTTCCATCGCCGTGCTGCCGTTCGAGTATACGCAGCCAGCGCGCGCCGACGATGGTGAACGCGAATATCTGGCGGATGGCTTGACCGAAAACCTGATCCAGCGCCTCTCGCAAGTGCCGAATCTGAAAGTCATCGCCCGCAACTCGGTCTTCCGTTACAAAGGCAAGCTGCCGGATTCGCATGCGGTCGGTCAGGCCTTGGATGTCGGGACGGTGCTCAATGGCCGCATCACCGCGCACGGCGGCGCGCTAAAGGTCACGGTCGAACTGGTAGACGTCCGCACCAACGCGATCCTCTGGGGCCAGCAATATGAAAGCGAAGCCCGCGATGTCCCCTTCCTGCAAAGCAACCTCGCCAACCGCATCGCCGAGCAGTTACGGTTGCGTTTAAGCGGCGCTGAGCGGCAACGCCTCGCCAGCCGCGACACCGAGAATGTCGAGGCCTACAAGCTTTATCTCAAGGGCCGCCATCTGTGGAACCAGCGCACCGGCGAGGCGATCAAACGCAGCATCGAGAATTTCCAGCGCGCCGTCTTGCTCGACCCCAATTACGCGCGGGCCTATGCCGCACTGGCCGATAGCTATGCCCTCGCACCGATTTACAGCGAAACCGCGCCCGAAGAAGCGGTGGCTGCGGGCAAAGATGCTGCCGCCCGCGCCCTCGAACTCGACGCGCAACTGGCTGAACCGCACGCCGCGCTCGGCTTCATCCGCCACCAATATGAATGGAATTGGGCGGGTGCCGAGCAGGCTTATCAACGCGCGCTTGCGTTGAATGAGAACTATGCGACCGCCCATCAGTGGTACAGCAGCTATTTGTCCAGCATGGGGCGTCCTGCCGAAGCCCTCGCCGAGGCCGAACGCGCCCGCGAACTCGACCCGGTTTCGACGCCCATCAGCACCAATCTGGGCGCTACCCTGTATTACGCCCGCAAGTTCAGCCAGGCGGTCGGCCAATTTCAAAGGGCGCTGGAATTGAATCCGAATGCCGCTGGCGTGCACGCGCATCTGGGCATGGCCTTTGAACAGCAGCAACAATACGAGTTGGCCATCGCCGCGTTCCAACGCGCAATGGCCTTGGCGGGCGACAACACGCAAACGAAACTGCGCCTGGCGCGCACCTTGGCGCTGGCGGGACGACCGGAAGAAGCCCGCAAGTTGCTCGATGAGCTACAGCAAAACGCCGCCCCCGGCACCGTGCCGCTGTTCCTGGTAGCGGGCGTTTACACCGCCCTCGGCGAAAAGGAGCAGGCGCTCGGCGCTCTGACCCAGGCCATCTCCCTGCGCGAAGAAGGCGTGATCTGGCTGAAAGTTGACCCACAACTCGATCCGCTGCGCAGCGATTCACGCTTTACAACCTTGCTGAAAAACGTCGGCTTTACAAAATAG